The Chitinophaga caeni genome segment ATACTTTCCTGAAGAATTGTATAGCCGCAGGTTGGCACGTAGGCGCTCACTAGCCCGGCACCACTACGAAGGCAAGACCGGGTAGCCAATACTGCCGCCCCCATCTTCCCATAACTACCGGCAATAATGCAAGCATGCCCATAAGTTCCCTTATGCGAAAACGGGGATCTTGGCAAATACAAAGTATCTATTATTGATCTATCAACAAAATGAAAATTTGTCGACACATGCTGCATATAATCTTTGTGCAAACCAATAGGTAATATAACTGGCGTCCCTACCCTATCCGCGTTCTCAGGCAACATGAAAGCCAACTTATAGCATTCAAAAGATAATGTAAAATCGGCATGTACCGAGGGGGCATTCTTTGTTGACCGGTCCGCCATTAACCCCGATGGCATATCGATAGAAACTATGGTACTGTTCTTAGCTTTATTGTTAATATAATGGAAGACATTTGTCAACCAACCACTCACCGGGCGATTAGTGCCGGTACCTAATATCGCATCTATGATAATTGCCCCGGCAGGGATCGCAGGCATTTCATTAACGGCATGCACTACTTGAACCGGGGAATTTACCAGGGCCTTCAACCTGGTTAAATTCATGATATGATCTTCACTGGCATGTTCCATATGCTGTATGATAGCAACATGTACGCGGTATCCAGCTTCGAGTAAAATCCTTGCTATCGCGAGACCGTCGCCACCATTATTACCTTTACCTGCAAAAACGATTACCGGCTGCCCCGGCGGATAGTGGGTTTGTATCCAGTTAGCACAAGCGCGGGAAGCCCGTTCCATCAAGTCAATGCCCGGGATGGGTTCATTTGCTATCGTATAAGCATCCGCTTCGCGGATTTGGGAAGCAGTTAGGATTTTCATAGTATAAAAATACAAAACCCCGGCGAATGCCAGGGTTTTATACCATGGGGTGCATGGATGATAAATTGCTTGCCTATTAAAAGGTGTACCGTGCAGATGCACCGAAAATTCTTTCCCCGTAGTAATCGTGCCCACCGGTAAAGTTTACAAAAGGTTTCACATCACCTTGCAGCGTTAACGGGATATTCTTAAAAGTGTATTCTACACCAAAGATACCGTCAAGGCCTACAATACCTTCCGAATCGTTCTTTACCTTTCTACCGTTTCCATCC includes the following:
- a CDS encoding NAD(P)H-hydrate dehydratase codes for the protein MKILTASQIREADAYTIANEPIPGIDLMERASRACANWIQTHYPPGQPVIVFAGKGNNGGDGLAIARILLEAGYRVHVAIIQHMEHASEDHIMNLTRLKALVNSPVQVVHAVNEMPAIPAGAIIIDAILGTGTNRPVSGWLTNVFHYINNKAKNSTIVSIDMPSGLMADRSTKNAPSVHADFTLSFECYKLAFMLPENADRVGTPVILPIGLHKDYMQHVSTNFHFVDRSIIDTLYLPRSPFSHKGTYGHACIIAGSYGKMGAAVLATRSCLRSGAGLVSAYVPTCGYTILQESIPEAMCITDPAGEFSGSIHDLDQLGITFKAIGIGPGIGMHPSTVKSFERWITLQRQPVVIDADALNIIAGNPSLVQFIPAHSILTPHPKEFERLFGKTTDEFERLGLLSAKAVAWNIYILLKGRFSAIACPDGSIFFNSTGNPGMATGGSGDVLTGILTGLLSQGYQPKAAVLLGAYVHGAAGDAASAHYSQEAMSAGDIIGHLGDVFLSIRESASTNKL